The following nucleotide sequence is from Deltaproteobacteria bacterium.
ACCCCGGTCTTTTCCGTAAAGTAGGAAACCTGGTCTTCAAATGCATTGAAACGATTAATTTCCATAACAACAATGTTTCCAGGGGAAGTGCTTTGACCAGTTTCTGCTTCTGGCGGGATCGGACAACAGACGGGGGAATCGAAAAGAAATAACCAGCTTCCACCGCCGGCTTGGCAGCAGACGCCTTGGCGTCGAAGGCGTGCAGCTGGACCCTTGTGACCCCCTCGGCCATAAGCAGTTCCACCACTTTCCTGCCGGCCGAACGGGAATGGACGTTCAGGGGCAAATCTACTTCCTTTGACAGGCGGATGAACGTCGTGAATATGGATTGCTGCGTCTCTTTTTCGCCGTCCGTTGCGTAAATCCGCGGGTCGATGGCCAGCTACTCTCTTCCCTGTTTGCGTTCCGGAACCTCGATTTTCCTTTTCTCGGGATCCTTCTGCATGCGGTAAAGAATGGCCACGTGTCCGACCATGCCGACGAGCTCGGAACCGGACTCCCTCTCCAGCACCTTGACAATCGCTTCCTTACGGTCTTTCTCCTTGAACTCGATGAATTTCACCTTGATCAGTTCGTGCCGGTCCAAGGCTTTATCCAGCGCCTTGACGACCGATGGAACAACGCCCTTTTGACCCACGAAGACGGTAGGCTTCAGGCCGTGGGCCAGTCCCCTGAGGTGTTTTTTCTGATAACTTTTCATGGTATCCGTATATAGGTCCTTATGAAATACGTCAACCAATCATCACGGTTGCATTAAAAAGGCGCTGGGTTGGGAGGAACCGGGAAAAAATGATACCGCATTTATATCATTTTCCGGTGAAGCGGCCAGGTTGATGATCCCGGGATTCATGAGGGTCGCCTTTACCTATGCTGAAAAGGACAAACTGGCCTGGACGTTTGAACCCGGAAAATGCTTTGCTTATAAAGGTTTCAAGAGGATGGGGGCCATCGAAAAATATGAGTGTGGTGTTCTTTACCGAATCGAGTGCTGGCTCGATAACTGGGAATACAGATCGCTTCACGCCAGCGATCGACATATGCAATTTGCAAAGCACCGGGGAATGTTCGGGCGAAATACAGTTGTTTTTTAAAAACAGTTAAAAATATCGGTGCCAAACGGCATAGTCGTCCACCAGCTGGTAGCATTCATTTTTAAATTCGAGGCATTCAAGCTTGGAAAGCGATATATGAAAACGCTTTCCATCGCCCAT
It contains:
- a CDS encoding TatD family hydrolase, with the protein product MYATDGEKETQQSIFTTFIRLSKEVDLPLNVHSRSAGRKVVELLMAEGVTRVQLHAFDAKASAAKPAVEAGYFFSIPPSVVRSRQKQKLVKALPLETLLLWKLIVSMHLKTRFPTLRKRPGCTYLE
- the yhbY gene encoding ribosome assembly RNA-binding protein YhbY — its product is MKSYQKKHLRGLAHGLKPTVFVGQKGVVPSVVKALDKALDRHELIKVKFIEFKEKDRKEAIVKVLERESGSELVGMVGHVAILYRMQKDPEKRKIEVPERKQGRE